A genomic stretch from Meriones unguiculatus strain TT.TT164.6M chromosome 15, Bangor_MerUng_6.1, whole genome shotgun sequence includes:
- the Gmppa gene encoding mannose-1-phosphate guanyltransferase alpha has protein sequence MLKAVILIGGPQKGTRFRPLSFEVPKPLFPVAGVPMIQHHIEACAQVPGMQEILLIGFYQPDEVLTQFLEAAQQEFNLPVRYLQEFAPLGTGGGLYHFRDQILAGAPEAFFVLNADVCSDFPLNAMLDTHRRQRHPFLLLGTTANRTQSLNYGCIVENPQTHEVLHYVEKPSTFISDIINCGIYLFSPEALKPLRDVFQRNQQDGQLEDGSWPGAGTIRLEQDVFSALAGQGQIYVHLTDGIWSQIKSAGSALYASRLYLSRYQITHPERLAKHTPGGPRIRGNVYIHPTAKVAPSAVLGPNVSIGKGVTVGDGVRLRESIVLHGATLQEHTCVLHSIVGWGSTVGRWSRVEGTPNDPNPNDPRARMDSESLFKDGKLLPAITILGCRVRIPAEVLILNSIVLPHKELSRSFTNQIIL, from the exons ATGCTCAAAGCTGTGATCCTCATTGGAGGCCCTCAAAAGG GGACTCGCTTCAGGCCTCTGTCTTTTGAGGTGCCCAAACCACTGTTTCCTGTGGCAGGCGTCCCTATGATCCAGCACCATATAGAAGCCTGTGCTCAG GTCCCTGGGATGCAGGAGATTCTACTCATTGGCTTCTACCAGCCCGATGAGGTCCTCACTCAGTTCCTAGAAGCTGCCCAGCAAGAGTTTAACCTTCCAGTCAG GTACCTGCAGGAGTTTGCTCCCCTCGGCACAGGAGGTGGTCTCTACCATTTTCGGGACCAGATCCTGGCTGGGGCACCTGAGGCGTTCTTCGTGCTCAATGCTGAtgtctgctctgacttccctctgAACGCTATGTTGGATACTCACAGGCGCCAGCGCCACCCCTTCTTGCTCCTAGGCACCACA GCTAACAGGACGCAGTCCCTCAACTACGGCTGCATCGTTGAGAACCCACAGACACATGAG GTCCTACACTATGTGGAGAAACCCAGCACCTTCATCAGTGACATCATCAACTGTGGCATCTACCTTTTTTCCCCAGAAGCCCTGAAGCCTCTTCGGGATGTTTTCCAGCGTAATCAGCAGGATGGGCAACT GGAGGATGGCTCATGGCCTGGGGCAGGGACCATCCGACTGGAGCAGGATGTGTTCTCAGCCCTGGCTGGGCAAGGCCAAATCTATGTGCACCTCACCGATGGTATCTGGAGCCAGATCAAGTCTGCAGG CTCAGCCCTCTATGCCTCCCGCCTCTATCTGAGCCGATACCAGATCACTCACCCAGAACGGCTGGCCAAACACACTCCTGGGGGCCCACGAATCAGAG GAAATGTTTACATCCATCCAACTGCTAAAGTGGCCCCATCAGCTGTG CTGGGCCCCAATGTCTCCATTGGGAAGGGGGTAACAGTAGGTGATGGTGTGCGTCTACGAGAGAGCATTGTCCTCCATGGAGCCACTTTGCAG GAGCACACCTGTGTCCTTCACAGCATTGTGGGCTGGGGGAGCACTGTGGGGCGCTGGTCTCGTGTAGAGGGCACTCCCAATGACCCCAATCCCAATGACCCCCGAGCTCGCATGGACAGTGAGAGCCTCTTCAAGGATGGAAAGCTACTTCCTGCCATCACTATCCTGG GCTGCCGAGTCCGGATCCCTGCCGAGGTGCTCATCTTGAATTCGATTGTTCTGCCACACAAGGAGCTGAGTCGAAGCTTCACCAACCAAATCATCTTGTGA
- the Spegnb gene encoding LOW QUALITY PROTEIN: SPEG neighbor protein (The sequence of the model RefSeq protein was modified relative to this genomic sequence to represent the inferred CDS: inserted 3 bases in 3 codons; substituted 4 bases at 4 genomic stop codons), which translates to MGARSADKAWRGGVVSFRRKWLLEPLKDIVLXEGGTAKLACXMSAFSDLLICWIEDXKGLCDGPKXRYVPKDPGVVALVVQDXRLTYLDQYSISTANPFCQCSDSCLLVQKGPDNTKTRKDTMVTLTAQILGXPLLDVRWTKDREDQGHQETLQKDEGRWTSVAIGTNTTIXTIHQTTPQDSDKYNVFVANSLGIDQSFAQVDVA; encoded by the exons ATGGGAGCCCGGAGCGCTGACAAAGCCTGGAGGGGTGGGGTTGTGAGTTTCAGAAGGAAATGGCTTCTGGAGCCTCTGAAGGACATAGTTC AGGAAGGTGGCACCGCCAAGCTGGCTTGCTGAATGTCAGCTTTCTCAGACCTGCTTATTTGCTGGATTGAGG TCAAGGGGCTGTGCGATGGACCTAAGTGACGCTATGTCCCCAAGGACCCTGGTGTGGTGGCTCTGGTGGTGCAAG ACCGGTTGACCTACCTGGACCAGTATAGCATCAGCACAGCCAATCCCTTCTGCCAGTGCTCAGACTCATGTCTCCTT GTTCAAAAGGGACCTGATAACACTAAAACACGCAAAGACACCATGGTAACACTGACTGCCCAGATCCTGGGCTAGCCTCTGCTGGATGTCCGCTGGACCAAGGACAGAGAGGACCAAGGACATCAAG AAACCTTGCAGAAGGATGAGGGTCGCTGGACC AGTGTTGCGATTGGTACCAACACCACCATCTAGACCATTCACCAGACCACACCCCAGGACAGCGACAAGTATAATGTGTTTGTAGCGAACAGCCTGGGCATAGACCAGAGCTTCGCTCAGGTGGACGTGGCTTGA